From a region of the Deltaproteobacteria bacterium genome:
- a CDS encoding DUF4388 domain-containing protein, which yields MIKEIKLRGNLSEISVAQVFHALSISGTTGIFQWSFGLVEKKVYIHQGRIVFATSNRLSERLGESLFRQGRIRAVDFIQASSRITETKRLGQILIEMGVLNKEEIKEGIIAQVREIIDSLFNESQGEYTFLEQEKLPKEVITLDINTQELIVRGVQRITDWDLILQTLTGIDAILEPSANAEQKRIDVPLSEDEQKILQLVDREKSVAEICAAVDGNDFETCRTLMAFLCANLIRKISDTEIAVVEEKKTSRFFEKTVHCYNRLFSYTYRYLGEKVGKLGDKNLSHYLEEIKGDYPVLFKGIFLMPDGTLATEVLKENFGQLEERGRNERLLAGLKALLAAELSATRESLGATEETFVISRLKEIMEGMKK from the coding sequence ATGATCAAAGAAATAAAACTGCGGGGGAATCTCTCCGAAATCTCCGTTGCCCAGGTCTTTCACGCCCTCTCCATCTCCGGGACCACAGGGATTTTCCAATGGTCCTTCGGCCTGGTCGAAAAGAAGGTATATATCCACCAAGGGCGGATCGTCTTCGCTACCTCCAACCGGCTCAGCGAACGCCTCGGCGAATCCCTCTTCCGGCAGGGACGGATTCGGGCCGTCGATTTTATCCAGGCCTCCAGCCGGATCACGGAAACGAAACGGCTCGGGCAGATCCTGATCGAGATGGGGGTCCTGAACAAGGAAGAGATCAAGGAAGGGATCATTGCACAGGTGCGGGAGATCATCGACAGTCTCTTCAACGAGTCCCAGGGGGAATATACATTTCTGGAACAGGAAAAACTGCCGAAGGAGGTAATCACCCTCGACATCAATACACAGGAATTGATCGTCAGGGGGGTCCAACGGATTACCGACTGGGATCTGATTTTGCAGACCCTGACCGGCATCGATGCCATCCTTGAGCCGTCGGCCAATGCGGAGCAAAAACGGATCGACGTTCCACTCTCGGAAGATGAGCAGAAGATCCTCCAACTTGTGGATCGAGAAAAAAGTGTCGCGGAGATCTGTGCCGCTGTAGATGGTAACGACTTTGAGACCTGCCGGACCCTGATGGCCTTTCTCTGTGCCAACCTGATTCGGAAGATCTCCGATACCGAGATCGCCGTGGTCGAGGAAAAGAAAACAAGCCGTTTCTTTGAAAAAACCGTCCACTGCTACAACCGTCTCTTCTCTTATACCTACCGTTATCTCGGCGAAAAGGTCGGAAAACTAGGCGACAAGAATCTCTCCCACTATCTGGAGGAAATCAAGGGCGACTATCCGGTCCTCTTCAAAGGAATTTTTCTGATGCCCGACGGAACCCTGGCGACGGAGGTCCTGAAAGAAAACTTTGGCCAGTTGGAAGAAAGGGGAAGGAATGAAAGACTCCTCGCCGGCCTGAAGGCCCTTCTGGCGGCGGAACTTTCAGCCACACGGGAGTCCCTCGGTGCGACGGAGGAGACCTTCGTCATCTCCCGGCTGAAAGAAATCATGGAAGGGATGAAAAAATAG
- a CDS encoding PEP-CTERM sorting domain-containing protein, whose amino-acid sequence MMKKILSILLLMPCILFAWQPVGAAPIDGPVAYFPFDGNAMDATGNGYDGTVMGGTFVADRFGNPAGALSFDGVDDYVHFDDVLQPAVFTFATWFQTTQTSIGTIFSSDPDAWYGTNHGFSVRMVDGKAHVALDESPRAGTKVAVIESPFAVNDGQWHHLTTAFQFGNMYLYIDGVPVGSQGYVFNYSRTGSPMIMGMTRMEGGNNPWYFSGMLDDLEIYDYCLSPAEIHQISAVPEPASLFLLGIGLVGIFGIPRRSRQHR is encoded by the coding sequence ATGATGAAAAAGATCCTCTCTATCCTTCTCCTGATGCCCTGCATTCTCTTTGCCTGGCAGCCCGTGGGTGCTGCACCGATTGATGGACCGGTGGCTTACTTTCCCTTTGATGGAAACGCCATGGATGCCACGGGAAATGGTTATGACGGGACGGTGATGGGGGGGACCTTTGTTGCCGACCGTTTTGGCAACCCGGCGGGTGCTCTTTCCTTCGATGGTGTCGACGACTATGTCCATTTCGATGATGTCCTGCAGCCGGCGGTCTTTACCTTCGCTACCTGGTTTCAGACCACTCAGACCTCGATCGGGACGATCTTCAGCTCCGATCCTGATGCCTGGTACGGGACCAATCATGGTTTCTCCGTCAGGATGGTCGACGGCAAGGCTCATGTGGCCCTGGACGAGAGCCCTCGTGCAGGTACGAAAGTGGCCGTCATAGAGTCTCCCTTTGCCGTCAATGACGGTCAATGGCACCATTTGACAACGGCCTTTCAGTTCGGGAACATGTACCTCTACATCGATGGGGTGCCGGTCGGCAGCCAGGGGTATGTCTTCAACTACAGCAGGACCGGTTCCCCGATGATCATGGGGATGACCCGCATGGAAGGGGGAAACAATCCCTGGTACTTCTCGGGGATGCTTGACGATCTTGAAATTTATGATTACTGTCTCTCCCCTGCGGAGATACATCAAATAAGTGCCGTTCCGGAACCGGCCAGTCTCTTCCTCCTGGGGATAGGTCTCGTCGGGATCTTCGGGATTCCCCGCCGGTCCCGACAACATAGATGA
- a CDS encoding HD domain-containing protein — MGCRIAELAEGQKVSGIYLVRAKSLATTRAGKPFLTVKLGDRSGEIDAKVWEKADRVAQEFSKGDFLQVAGQVTEYNGKLQMSLQSLVRVEDATIDPADFLPSSARDPEEMWTALTAARETVADPDYRKLLQSIFEDPSLADKMRRAPAAKAMHHAYLGGLLEHTLSLFGLGERVAPHYPELDRDLLRTGILLHDLGKVEELTYLRGFDYSDRGRLLGHISIELEWISEVIRSLPSFPEEKALLLKHLLLSHHGREEFGSPVKPMTLEALVLHMLDDLDAKVQVFRQLMADPSPERWSKYHSLLGQYVFKGFDRKRESEKSPPLSLEKPVEEEKARAEDPPTLF; from the coding sequence ATGGGATGCAGGATTGCAGAACTGGCGGAGGGACAAAAGGTCAGCGGAATCTATCTGGTACGGGCAAAGAGTTTGGCCACGACGCGGGCAGGCAAACCATTTTTAACGGTGAAATTAGGTGACCGTTCCGGCGAGATCGATGCCAAGGTTTGGGAGAAGGCCGACCGGGTGGCGCAGGAATTTTCGAAAGGGGACTTTCTTCAGGTGGCGGGGCAGGTTACGGAGTATAACGGAAAACTCCAGATGAGCCTGCAGTCCCTCGTCCGTGTGGAGGATGCAACGATTGATCCTGCTGATTTTCTTCCTTCTTCCGCCCGGGACCCGGAGGAAATGTGGACGGCGTTGACGGCGGCACGGGAGACGGTGGCGGATCCCGACTACCGGAAACTCCTGCAGTCTATCTTCGAGGACCCCTCCCTTGCAGACAAGATGCGCCGGGCGCCTGCCGCCAAGGCGATGCATCATGCCTACTTGGGCGGTCTTCTCGAACATACGCTCTCCCTCTTTGGATTAGGGGAACGGGTGGCCCCCCATTATCCCGAGCTGGACCGGGATCTCCTCCGGACCGGCATCCTTCTGCATGACCTGGGGAAGGTGGAAGAGCTTACCTATCTTCGCGGCTTCGATTATTCGGATCGAGGGCGGCTCCTCGGGCATATTTCCATCGAACTCGAGTGGATCTCCGAAGTGATCCGGTCTCTGCCCTCCTTTCCGGAAGAGAAGGCGCTCCTTTTAAAACATCTTCTGCTCTCCCATCACGGTCGGGAGGAGTTCGGTTCACCGGTTAAACCGATGACCCTGGAGGCCCTCGTACTCCACATGTTGGACGATCTTGATGCCAAGGTGCAAGTCTTCCGTCAGCTCATGGCCGATCCTTCCCCGGAACGATGGAGCAAGTATCATTCCCTTCTTGGTCAGTATGTTTTCAAGGGGTTTGACCGGAAACGGGAATCGGAGAAATCTCCACCGCTCTCGCTGGAGAAACCGGTGGAAGAAGAGAAGGCCCGGGCGGAGGACCCTCCGACCCTCTTCTAA
- a CDS encoding TolC family protein, whose amino-acid sequence MNCLLKNIAPVLLILSGCALYHPLPLTPASVSAALAPPEMGKVRILAKRLKHPILKPIAFDERDGLSPDEAAVLAVIANPGLRAVRDERGIAAAQLIQAGILPNPVLSLSMEHPTGGLTAGTTDAYGSQLDWEITSLITYASRKKAAAAKAKAVDLSVAWREWQVAQAARLHCLRLHWTGKKISLLEASRKDLLRTVKTVETAVAIGAKTGVDLAAAKAELNGTKTRLARMEGEREKERLALNRAAGFPPGRVLPIEDVSPSTVWLEKYGTAQPRPERSRLDLIALRMGYESREAELRAAVLSQFPKIGIGLIHARDTGDVITTGPAVTFEFPLFDRNRGRIALEQATRKKLFDEYTARVFEARSEIAGIMKMAKNLRTMIELGREAIRVQRHLVRTYGAALNQGNADILSYYGAANRLREKELELADLQEKMTDLGVALESALGRPVPLFRKHRPAQGVKP is encoded by the coding sequence ATGAACTGCCTGCTGAAGAACATTGCGCCTGTCCTGCTCATCCTCTCCGGCTGCGCCCTCTACCACCCGCTGCCGCTGACCCCGGCGAGTGTATCGGCTGCGCTGGCCCCGCCGGAGATGGGCAAGGTCCGCATCCTGGCAAAGAGACTGAAACACCCGATCCTGAAACCGATTGCTTTCGATGAACGGGACGGGCTCTCACCAGACGAGGCCGCCGTCCTCGCCGTGATCGCCAACCCGGGCCTTCGCGCTGTCCGGGACGAACGGGGTATCGCCGCGGCACAGCTCATCCAGGCCGGGATCCTGCCCAACCCCGTCCTTTCCCTCAGCATGGAGCACCCGACAGGCGGTCTGACGGCGGGAACCACGGACGCCTACGGCTCGCAGCTCGACTGGGAGATCACGTCGCTCATCACCTACGCCTCCAGGAAGAAGGCCGCCGCGGCGAAGGCGAAGGCCGTCGATCTTTCCGTGGCGTGGCGGGAATGGCAGGTCGCCCAGGCGGCCAGGCTTCACTGCCTGAGGCTCCACTGGACCGGGAAGAAGATCTCCCTGCTTGAAGCATCACGCAAAGATCTTCTCAGGACCGTGAAAACGGTTGAGACGGCGGTGGCAATAGGGGCAAAGACCGGGGTGGACCTCGCCGCGGCGAAGGCCGAGCTGAACGGGACCAAAACCCGCCTGGCGCGGATGGAGGGGGAACGTGAGAAGGAGCGACTCGCCCTGAACCGGGCCGCGGGATTCCCGCCGGGGCGGGTCCTCCCCATCGAGGACGTATCGCCCTCCACCGTATGGCTGGAGAAGTACGGGACAGCGCAGCCACGCCCGGAGCGGAGCCGTCTTGACCTGATCGCGCTGAGGATGGGATACGAAAGCCGGGAGGCGGAGTTGAGGGCGGCGGTACTCTCCCAGTTCCCGAAGATCGGAATCGGCCTGATCCACGCCCGGGACACGGGGGACGTGATCACCACCGGCCCGGCCGTCACCTTCGAGTTCCCCCTCTTCGACCGGAACCGGGGACGGATCGCGCTGGAGCAGGCCACGCGGAAGAAACTCTTCGACGAATATACGGCCCGGGTCTTTGAGGCCCGCTCCGAGATCGCCGGGATCATGAAGATGGCGAAGAACCTGCGGACCATGATCGAACTGGGAAGAGAGGCCATACGGGTCCAGAGGCACCTTGTCAGGACCTACGGAGCAGCGCTCAACCAGGGGAACGCCGATATCCTCAGTTACTACGGGGCCGCAAACAGGCTCAGGGAAAAGGAGTTGGAACTGGCGGACCTGCAGGAGAAGATGACCGATCTCGGTGTCGCCCTCGAATCTGCATTGGGCAGGCCTGTTCCCCTCTTCAGGAAACACCGTCCCGCACAGGGGGTGAAACCATGA
- a CDS encoding phospholipid carrier-dependent glycosyltransferase, with amino-acid sequence MKRAVPVALSALIMFYILPLGIRPLMIPDETRYAEIPREMLQTGDWVVPRLDGLRYFEKPVLGYWIEAGAQSLFGQNRFAARFPSALSALLTAWMLFILVRRFGGGRLPGITAFFICLTSLEVFLLGTFNVLDGLFSLFLTAAMVLFFFAHRETGPWKKGRLLALSGASCGLAFLTKGFLAFAIPVAAVVPYMIMERRTKELLRVFLIPAVSALLVALPWSLAVFRRAPDFWRHFFWVEHIRRFFSGDPQHPQPFWFFVPVLLAGALPWSLLFPAAFRGLKGRRPMDPLTRFALCWLLFPFILLSASHGKLITYILPCYPPLAVLLASGLHAYPAKEEKKAFTAAAPAAAGLAALLAAFPVFIRWTRLPGVPGYGPGEAMKWAAASLLLLGAALFFLFSARSGQRENRPALYTIAACLMLASIYFSVPDRILQARSPGPFLLSHKKEATGRTILVSEGGLAPALCWYYKRNDVLILEDEAGELKYGLGYPDAEDHGISLGRLAELVRETSGTGRRVVLVGRTRLYESWRKVLPEPVSEEKDVTGTFIIAGF; translated from the coding sequence GTGAAACGCGCGGTCCCGGTCGCCCTGTCGGCCTTAATCATGTTTTACATCCTGCCCCTGGGAATCCGTCCCCTCATGATTCCTGATGAAACACGCTACGCGGAGATCCCCCGGGAAATGCTGCAAACCGGGGACTGGGTGGTCCCCCGCCTTGACGGTCTCCGTTATTTCGAGAAACCGGTCCTGGGATACTGGATCGAAGCGGGAGCACAGTCGCTCTTCGGGCAGAACCGGTTCGCCGCCCGTTTTCCTTCGGCCCTCTCCGCCCTCCTGACCGCCTGGATGCTTTTCATCCTTGTCCGCAGGTTCGGCGGGGGAAGGTTGCCGGGAATCACGGCATTCTTCATCTGCCTGACCAGCCTGGAGGTCTTCCTGTTGGGAACCTTCAATGTCCTGGACGGTCTTTTCAGCCTCTTCCTTACGGCGGCCATGGTCTTATTTTTCTTCGCCCACAGAGAAACCGGCCCATGGAAGAAAGGCCGCCTTCTCGCCCTCTCCGGCGCATCCTGCGGGCTGGCCTTCCTGACCAAGGGCTTCCTGGCATTCGCCATCCCGGTCGCGGCTGTCGTTCCATACATGATCATGGAACGCAGGACGAAAGAGCTGCTCCGGGTTTTCCTGATTCCCGCCGTTTCTGCCCTGCTGGTCGCACTCCCCTGGTCCCTGGCCGTCTTCCGCAGGGCGCCCGATTTCTGGAGGCACTTCTTCTGGGTGGAACACATAAGGCGATTCTTTTCCGGCGACCCGCAACATCCCCAGCCGTTCTGGTTCTTCGTGCCCGTACTCCTGGCGGGAGCGCTCCCGTGGTCCTTGCTTTTCCCGGCCGCCTTCCGCGGACTGAAGGGAAGACGCCCCATGGATCCGCTCACCCGGTTCGCCCTGTGCTGGCTCCTGTTCCCCTTCATTCTCCTCTCCGCCTCGCACGGCAAACTGATCACCTACATCCTCCCCTGCTATCCGCCCCTCGCCGTACTGTTAGCGTCCGGACTGCACGCATATCCCGCAAAGGAAGAAAAAAAAGCATTCACCGCGGCGGCACCGGCCGCGGCAGGCCTTGCAGCACTCCTTGCAGCGTTCCCGGTCTTCATCCGGTGGACCCGGCTTCCCGGAGTGCCGGGTTACGGACCCGGGGAGGCCATGAAATGGGCGGCCGCATCCCTTCTTCTACTGGGCGCAGCCCTCTTCTTTCTCTTTTCGGCGCGATCAGGGCAGCGGGAGAACCGGCCGGCGCTTTACACTATCGCCGCCTGTCTCATGCTGGCTTCCATATATTTTTCGGTCCCGGACCGGATCCTGCAGGCCAGGTCTCCGGGGCCTTTCCTGCTGAGTCACAAGAAGGAGGCAACGGGCAGGACCATCCTGGTCTCGGAGGGAGGGCTCGCACCGGCCCTTTGCTGGTACTACAAAAGGAACGATGTCCTCATCCTCGAAGACGAGGCGGGTGAGCTGAAGTACGGTCTTGGTTACCCCGATGCCGAAGACCATGGAATAAGCCTCGGGCGGCTCGCCGAACTCGTGCGCGAAACCTCCGGGACGGGCCGCCGGGTCGTCCTGGTCGGCAGGACCCGTCTGTACGAATCCTGGAGGAAGGTCCTTCCCGAACCGGTCAGTGAAGAGAAAGATGTGACGGGGACATTCATCATCGCCGGGTTCTGA
- a CDS encoding HAMP domain-containing histidine kinase, producing the protein MSSRKKHRPFRTVTFRLTLGYALLFSILSVAAFGWAYMAIISGFNDQLDRNLKGDTVEFETLYMEKGLGALQKEFDRESESDGRNRVFMELISGDGRILAASDLEAWGSLPPRPTAVKDKQERIRFRTLTLPDREDPVRTVCKEIPGGKILRIGRTREENEILVRKLREIFGTTLTVLILLGGLGGGVAARRAMAGVSRVTETALRIGRGHLSRRVPPGNEGEEIEALASAFNAMLERIDSLVSGLEEVIHNIAHDLRSPLTRIRGIAETTLTGPDDPAAYREMAGTVVEECDRLVGLIQTLLEIAENDAGAAEIPMAGVDMAGLLKDAVELFEAPAEDRRIGLEANISGEPVLIDGDPRRLQRAVANLLDNAIKYTSPGGRINVSARREDGSVRIDITDTGIGIDPDKQSRIFDRFYRIAPARTTPGNGLGLSLARSVIRRHHGEISVTSTPGMGSTFTIRLPARKDHPENHDPV; encoded by the coding sequence ATGTCCTCGAGAAAAAAACATAGACCCTTCCGGACCGTAACCTTCCGCCTCACCTTGGGATACGCGCTTCTTTTCAGCATCCTATCCGTAGCCGCCTTCGGCTGGGCATACATGGCGATCATATCCGGGTTCAACGACCAGTTAGACCGCAACCTGAAGGGTGATACCGTAGAGTTCGAAACCCTCTACATGGAAAAGGGACTCGGCGCCCTGCAGAAGGAGTTCGACCGGGAATCGGAATCGGACGGCAGGAACCGCGTATTCATGGAGCTGATCTCCGGGGACGGGAGGATACTGGCCGCATCGGACCTCGAGGCCTGGGGTTCCCTCCCTCCACGGCCCACCGCGGTGAAGGATAAACAGGAGCGGATCCGGTTCCGCACACTCACGCTTCCGGACCGGGAAGATCCCGTCCGCACCGTATGCAAGGAGATCCCGGGCGGCAAGATCCTCCGCATAGGGAGGACCCGCGAAGAAAACGAAATCCTCGTGCGCAAGCTGAGGGAGATATTCGGAACCACATTGACCGTACTGATCCTCCTCGGCGGACTGGGCGGCGGTGTGGCAGCGAGGCGTGCCATGGCAGGGGTGTCACGGGTCACGGAAACAGCCCTCAGGATCGGCCGGGGCCATCTATCCCGCAGGGTCCCGCCGGGCAACGAAGGAGAGGAGATCGAGGCCCTGGCCAGCGCCTTCAATGCCATGCTGGAACGTATCGACTCCCTCGTCTCAGGCCTGGAAGAGGTCATACACAACATCGCCCACGATCTGAGGAGCCCGCTGACGAGAATCCGCGGCATCGCCGAGACGACCCTGACCGGCCCGGATGACCCGGCAGCATACCGGGAGATGGCCGGAACGGTCGTGGAAGAGTGTGACCGCCTGGTCGGTCTTATCCAGACCCTGCTGGAGATAGCCGAAAACGATGCCGGCGCTGCGGAGATCCCCATGGCCGGGGTCGACATGGCCGGCCTGCTGAAGGATGCCGTCGAACTTTTCGAGGCGCCGGCCGAAGACAGGCGGATAGGGCTGGAAGCAAATATCTCCGGCGAACCGGTGCTTATCGACGGCGACCCGCGCCGTCTCCAGCGGGCCGTGGCAAACCTGCTCGACAACGCCATAAAGTACACCTCCCCGGGGGGGAGGATCAACGTATCGGCCCGCCGGGAGGATGGATCGGTCAGGATCGACATAACCGACACCGGAATCGGGATAGACCCGGACAAGCAATCCCGCATATTCGACCGTTTCTACCGCATCGCCCCGGCCCGCACCACTCCCGGGAACGGGCTCGGCCTGAGCCTCGCGCGATCCGTTATCAGGAGACACCACGGGGAGATCTCCGTCACCAGCACACCCGGAATGGGAAGCACCTTCACCATCCGGCTCCCCGCACGGAAGGATCATCCTGAAAATCATGATCCAGTATGA
- a CDS encoding efflux RND transporter permease subunit, which translates to MRTLLAGYGRAGFSPEEALIQAGKNRMRPIARTTAAAILALMPLFQTLRYRCSWS; encoded by the coding sequence ATGAGAACGCTTCTTGCCGGGTACGGCCGGGCAGGATTTTCCCCCGAGGAGGCACTGATCCAGGCGGGGAAGAACCGTATGCGCCCCATCGCCAGGACCACCGCAGCGGCGATCCTGGCGCTGATGCCCCTATTTCAGACCTTACGGTACAGATGTTCCTGGTCCTGA
- a CDS encoding response regulator transcription factor — MRILLIEDDAKTAEFILKGLRQENYAVDHTTNGEDGLHQACTTPYDAAVVDVMLPKLDGLEVIRKMRNRGVQTPVIILSARSTVHDRVCGLQAGGDDYLVKPFAFSELTARIQALLRRSAPVNTPMTLSVGDLTMDLVRRKIFRGGVSIELQPKEMALLEYLMRNTGRVISKTMIMEHVWDYNFDPQTNVVESRICRLRDKIDRPFREKLIHTIRGIGYVLEKKT; from the coding sequence ATGCGTATCCTGCTGATCGAAGATGACGCAAAAACGGCAGAGTTTATCCTGAAGGGATTGCGTCAGGAAAATTATGCTGTCGATCATACAACAAACGGAGAGGACGGGCTCCACCAGGCCTGCACCACTCCCTACGATGCAGCGGTTGTTGACGTCATGCTTCCGAAGCTGGACGGATTGGAAGTCATCCGGAAGATGCGCAACCGGGGGGTACAAACCCCGGTGATCATTCTCAGCGCCCGAAGTACAGTGCATGACCGTGTTTGCGGTCTGCAGGCAGGAGGAGATGACTACCTTGTCAAGCCCTTTGCCTTTTCGGAATTAACAGCCCGGATCCAGGCGCTTCTTCGCCGATCCGCACCCGTCAATACTCCGATGACCCTGAGCGTCGGAGACCTCACAATGGACCTGGTACGTCGCAAGATCTTCCGCGGGGGAGTTTCCATCGAACTTCAGCCAAAGGAGATGGCCCTGCTCGAATACCTGATGCGGAACACGGGAAGGGTGATCTCCAAAACCATGATCATGGAGCATGTCTGGGATTACAATTTCGATCCCCAGACGAATGTCGTGGAATCCCGGATCTGCCGCCTGCGCGACAAGATAGACCGTCCGTTCAGGGAAAAGCTGATCCACACCATCCGGGGTATCGGATATGTCCTCGAGAAAAAAACATAG